One genomic window of Glycine soja cultivar W05 chromosome 9, ASM419377v2, whole genome shotgun sequence includes the following:
- the LOC114425153 gene encoding thioredoxin F-type, chloroplastic-like: protein MALNLCISPNCKWVSSPASLDSASSLRSSLGSCFGNINIASVSLSTSRSLSLRRSGSVSVRSSLETAGPTVTVGQVTEVNKDTFWPIVKAAGDKTVVLDMYTQWCGPCKVMAPKFQELSEKYLDVVFLKLDCNQENRPLAKELGIKAVPTFKILKDNKVVKEVTGAKYDDLVDAIDKVRSS, encoded by the exons ATGGCTCTGAATCTTTGTATCTCACCTAACTGTAAATGGGTTTCATCTCCTGCTTCCTTAGATAGTGCATCTTCTTTGAGATCTTCACTTGGTTCTTGTTTTGGTAACATAAACATTGCTAGTGTGAGTTTAAGCACTAGTAGAAGTTTGAGTTTGAGGAGGAGTGGGAGTGTTAGTGTAAGATCTAGTTTGGAAACTGCGGGGCCCACAGTTACAGTGGGACAGGTCACTGAGGTTAACAAGGATACCTTCTGGCCGATCGTTAAGGCTGCCGGGGATAAAACCGTTGTCCTTGACATGTACACACAATG gtgtGGCCCTTGCAAAGTGATGGCTCCAAAGTTTCAAGAATTATCTGAAAAGTATCTGGATGTTGTCTTTCTAAAGCTTGATTGCAACCAAGAGAACAGG CCCTTGGCAAAAGAGCTGGGAATTAAAGCGGTTCCCACTTTTAAAATTCTGAAGGACAACAAGGTTGTAAAAGAAGTTACTGGAGCTAAATACGATGATTTGGTTGATGCCATTGACAAAGTTCGATCtagctaa